The window CCTCCCACCACTACTCCACCTACTTTCCCCAGCTATTTCCCCATCGCTGCCGCTTCAATGGTTACTTCCTGTGCAAGCAACAACATCTCAACTACCGATCTGGATAGGATCAATGTTCTCGGTAGCGGAAACGGCGGAACCGTATTCAAAGTTAAGAACAAGACAACCTCAGAGATCTACGCcttgaagaagatcaaagaagacATGGATTCAACTTCCCGCCAGCAACTCCTCCGCGAGATCGAGATCCTCCGTCTCGTCAACTCTTCTAGCATCGTAAAGTGTCACGACATCTTCCAGAATACTTCCGGAGAAGTATCTATTTTGATGGACTACATGGATCTCGGCACGCTAGAGTCTCTACGCGGCAAAGTCGTTACAGAGGATCAACTAGCTTTGATGGCTCGTCAGATTTTACAAGGTTTAAATTACTTGCACGAGCTCAAGATCGTTCATAGAGATATCAAGCCAGCAAATTTGCTACGTAGCTCGAAAGAAGAAGTCAAAATCGCAGACTTTGGAGTAAGCAAGATCGTGGCCAAGTCTTTAAACAAGTGCAACTCGTTCGTGGGGACGTACGCTTACATGAGTCCCGAAAGACTAGACAGCGAAGCTGAAGGTGTTACAGAAGAAGACAGATCGAACGTTTATGCAGGAGATATATGGAGTTTTGGGCTTACGATGCTCGAGATCTTGGTGGGTTACTACCCGCTGCTTCCTCAAGGACAGAAACCAGACCAGGCCGCGATAATATGCGCCGTGTGCTTTGGAGAACCACCGAAAGCCCCCGAAGAATGCTCTGACGAGTTGAAGAGTTTCATCGACTGCTGTTTACGTAAGAAAGCTAGCGAGAGGTGGACAGCTTCACAGCTTCTCAACCACCCTTTTCTTCAACACCAagattagggttagggttatcTCCGTTATTCGAATGTGAATGATCCAAAGTGATCAAAAGATACACACAAACTTAGGTTTGCCTACGTACCACTTGTAAAAGAGATGAAGACGATGATTCTAGTGGATTTCCGGGAGCTAATAAAAACTCCCGGCGAGATGTAGGGTCTCCGCATTGGAGATTTGAACTCGTTAAATTGTTTTGTGTCTTTCACGTTTCTGCAAGCTCGATCATGATGATCACATATCTTACAAACGGAAGAGAGTGATGAAAGTAAACGACTAAGCATGAGTGTCCATCCCTCCGCATTAACACACATTAACGATCACTTTAGGGAAAAGTTAATTAGGATAAAAAATTGGAAAGTAAAAGTTAAAACtgtttttacaaagaaaaaaaaaattggatttgattttttcaaatcaaattaaatcagAACAAATTGATTCactaaattaaacaaaattccatatcttaattttaagagaaaataatttgttttgtatagaGCAAATAGTTATAGCTCAAGAACTCGGTTTACCTATTTAACCGGGAAATTGGGAGTTAATTAAAACCGAAATTAGACCCGGATCCAGTGTTTACCGGTTTAGATTAAGATTTGCGGTTCATAGCAGAGAGCAACCAGACACAAACGATGAAAGCGATCCAGTTGCTGTGGGAAGCGATAATGGAGGCGACGAAGAGAggaagatggagagaagatgACGACGACGGCGGAGAAGTAGAGACCAGCGACAAAGCTTATCTAGAATCTCTCGTTCTTCCTCCAGAGATCATCACAGAAATTCTTCTCCGATTACCGGCGAAATCGGTCGGGCGATTCAGGTGCGTGTCAAAGCTCTTTTGCTCTTTATCGTCGAACCCTAGGTTCGCGAAGAGTCATCTCGATCTAATCCTCCGAAACGAAGCCGTACGATCTCTCCACCGCAGGCTTATCGTATCTTCGCATAATCTCTACTCTTTAGATTTCGATTCGATTGGATGCTGTGAAGGAATTAGGGATTTAGCGGCTACAGAACTCAATTATCCGCTTAAGGACGATGCGAGTCTTTTCTCTGAGATGATTAGGAGTTACGTTAGGGATCATCAGTCTGATGGTGTTGACGAAGATGATCGTCGTGTGATGCTGACGCTGAATGTGAAACCTTATAGAAGAAACTGGGTTGAGATCGTTGGATCTTCCAATGGTTTAGTGTGCATCTCTCCTGGTGAAggtgttgttttcttgtataatCCAACCACCGGAGATTCCAAGAGATTACCTGAAACTATACCACACGGAATAGATAATTTCCAAAGTAATGGATTTGGTTTCGATGATCTCACTGACGATTACAAAGTGGTGAAGCTTGTTGCTAGTAGCGACGATGTTTTCGATGCTAGTGTGTATTCTTTGAAAGCAGACTCATGGAGAAGGATCTGCAGTTTGAATTATGAGCACAACGATGGCTTCTACACGTCAGGTGTGCATTTCAACGGTGCGATTCACTGGGTGTTCACACAGACTAGCCATAATAACCAAAGAGTGGTCGTAGCATTTGACCTTCGAACAGAGGAGTTTCGAGAGATGCCATTGCCTGATGAAGCTGAGGATTGTCAACATAGGTTTAGAAACTTCGTGGTCGGTTGTCTCAACGGATGTCTGTGTGTTGTCAATAGTTGCTACGAGGAGCACGATGACATATGGGTGATGTATGAGTACGGTGAAGCTAAATCATGGAGCAGAATCAGGATCAGCTGGCTGTATAGGTCGATGAAGCCGCAGTGTTCGACTAATAACGATGAAGAGGTTCTTCTGGAGCTTGATGGAGGCATGGTGTTGTACAACTTTGAGACCGCTGCATCGAGTGTTCTGAGAATTCGCGGTGTTAAGCTCAGCGACGGGTTCGAAGCCAATACATACCTAGAGAGCCTCATATCACCAAACTCTTATTATATGGGATAGAAAAGCTAAAGAAGTCTCTGCTCTCTGctctctgctctctctctctaaaagatAGATAACATTCAGATGTGCATGGTTTTAGTTCAGAAACACAAATTTAGTATTCACATTGTAATATGTATCATCGAGAGagatgaaaattaataataccGCGGAATGGCAAATTGTAGTGTACGTAGTTGTATGATTTGGTATCTAaatcagtaagaaaaaaaatgtaaatctcCGGTCTGACTATTAAACCGGGAAATTGGGACTAAAATCGATTTTGAGAAAACCGAATAAGAACCGGATCCAATGTTTAGGTTTCAGGTTCACAGTGAAGAAGAGTAGAAGAGTAACACCAGACGAGCAACGACGTTTTACGAAAGCGACAATGGAGGCGGCGAAAAGAGTAGATGAAGACGGCGGCGAAGAAGAGACCAAGGAGGACAAAGCTTCACGTGAATCTCTCGTTCTTCCTCTTGATATAATCACGGAAATTATTCTCCGATTACCGGCGAAATCGATAGGGCGATTCAGGTGCGTTTCGAAGCTGTTTTACTCTTTATCGTCGGATCAGGGGTTCGTGAAGAGTCACCTAGAACGAACGAACCACCGGAAAATCATCGTGTCTACGTATAATCTATTCTCGTTGGATGTTGATTCGATCGGTGACGGAtgtgaaggaggaggaggaggaactaGGGAATTAGTAGCGGCCGTGGAACTCAATTATCCGCTAAAAGACGACATGAAGAAGGTGTCAAGACATGAGTGTAGAAGAAACTGGGTCACCATCATTGGATCATCCAACGGTTTAGTGTGTATCGGTATCGGTATTGAATCTTATCCTAGAAAAgattgtgttttcttgtttaaccCAACCACCGGAGACTCCAAGGGATAACCTGACGCTCCcgtagaagaagatgacgacGCTCCAGACGGAGTTTATAGTTTCCAAACGTTTGGATTTGGCTTCGATCATCTCAGTCATGATGACAAAGTGGTGAGACTTGGTGTTACTAGTCGGTCTAATCCACATGTTCTCGACGCCAGTGTCTACTCCTTGAAGGCAAACTCATGGAGACGGATCTGCTCTTTGCATTATTATAAACTCAGTAAAGCCTTCTGCACTCGCGGTGTGCATTTAAACGGTGCCATTCACTGGGTGCTCACTCTTGtacaggaggaggaggataacCGGAACCAGCGAGTAGTCGTAGCGTTTGATCTAAATACTGAGGAGTTTCGAGAGATGCCATTGCCTGTTTCTGCTTGTTCCCATACGAAGAAAGACTTAAATTTTGTGGTTTCAAGTCTTAACGGACGTCTGTGTGTGGTCAATAGTTGCTACGATCACCACGATGATATGTGGGTGATGGATGAGTACGGTGATGCTAAATCATGGACCAGAATCCGGACCAGCTTGTTGTTCTGGTGTATGAAACCGCAATGTTCAACTAAGAACGATCAAGAGTTTCTCCTGGACGTTGATGGAGACATGGTCTTGTACAACCTCAAGACTGATGCATCGAGGATAATCACAATTCGCGGGTTCAAGGAAGGTGTTGGATTCGAGGCCGATACATACGTAGAGAGCCTCGTATCACCTACCTCTTATGGCAAAGAGAGCCGCCGAGGAAGTCTGCTTTCtctaaaagatatatatagccAACAAAACATTCCCATCAGTGCCTTGTTGTTaagttcagaaaaaaaaaaactatctaaaTATCCTGGTATGATCAGACTACTGCGTGATGAGATAACAAATTGTCTTAAATCTAGTTTAAGCTAAAGCCTTTGCTaggtttattatataattaacgaATGGTTGGTCAATGAAAACTGAAGTTTCTTTCTCCTTAATTCGCTTCTGCCTCTCCTAACTTTTCGTCacttcctttttgtttgttaaagatTATTATATCCATCTTGGATCGTATAGTTCTCtgtttatatatgtaatgttgTTCTAAAGTCATGCTGCAAAAAGTTCAATACGATAGATAGTGAGAACTCGATAATGATTTTACATGACCTAAGTTTCTACtccaaatcttccaaaaattcTAAGTTGGTAGGTTCTTCACTTTCctaggatttttttttaggaaacaAACGTGAACAAAACACGAGAACGAACATACATGTAGTCACTAATAAACCCACCGATTTTATGAAAGAATACAACTGGCCACACGACTTTGACGACCACTGCCACCGCCTTGTCTGATGATTTTAAGTTAACAGAAGGGTTAGGATTTACACTGGCGGCCCGAATTTCATCTTCACTAATAAAGTAaggcttcatcgtcttcttgtTTTTCAATCTGTAACAGAGCAAAGGAAGCCTTGAAGAAAATAGATAAATGAGGGACTATAGATACAAAGCCCCTCTGGTTCACGGCAAACTCATTTCGGAATATGTCGACTGGTTAGCTATGTCACATGAAACTGTATCAATCCTTTATACAGATATATAAGCCCGAACGTCATTAACTGCTAAACTATAAACTTGAATCTAATGGCAAAATGATTCCAAGAGCTCAGACATAAATGAAATAGTGTGAATTCATAAGGAGGCAGAACAGAGGGAGAAGTTTGCAGCCGATGAGGCAACAACACAACTCAAATGAGAGAAACTGACAAGGACAAGAACAGAAAAACAACCTCGCTACTACCCACACTTTTGAAGATTATAAACtcgagaaacaaaagagaatcaGGACAATGACCTTACTTGGTTTCCTCATCTCTGCCAACACAGTTTCTTCCCACCCTCGCGCATGATCTCATATGCAAGCTTATACTTCTCCAGAGAAGATGTCCCAAACTCTATATACTTTGAAGCTGCTTCCCTCAGGCTCCAGATCATCAAGGCCTTAAGGTCCTGAGAAGTCACGCCTGATTCTACATCGCGTACAAACCCAAACTCCGCGTTTTTGGTCCACCGATGCAGTATATATCCAGATGGGAGTTCTCGAATGTCCAAGAGGTTGAACACTTTCAAGATATGTCTGCAGAGAAGTCCTTCGTACTCAAACATCTGACAACTGCAGCTTGCATTGAGATTCGATGCACTGAAAGTTACAGCGTGTTTCTCATTCTCGTTCCCACATTTCCTCACCAGAAACCTGCTGATAGCTCCTTCCTCATAGGTCTTTAAACCAAGGTAATTATAAGACTGAGCAAGCTCGCTCTGGAAAATCCTGAAAATGGTGAGCGTGTACAACCTTCTGCATTGTTCTTCAACGGGTTCTTTCGTCTGTAGAAACGGCTGCAAGTTATAAGAATTGAAATCCTCTTTCCGTTCCTCTTCACGGCGCTGCTCTAGTCCTTGCTCATACCGCGAGATGAACTCCCTGAGAGACGTTAGAGAACTAAGAGAAGTTCCGTAAAATGGCTCGAAGGTGCCGTTTACAGGGATTCCACCAAAGAAACTGGCTCTTAGATATGCCGGTACCCAATTCTCTcgtttttcatatatttctctgAGCCACATGTTATCCGTAAGGCCGTACTTGTTTACCAAAGCACTCCACATAGTGTCAAACTCAACCGTTGTCTGCGACTGGTATAAACACTTCTCGTACTCGTACTTGAATTCATTCGGGAATGACCTGAGATTTTCTCGTTCTTTGGACCTTATCTGCCACGCTGAGAACCGGTGATGTGCCCCGGGAAAGACTTGAGCCACAGCTTGTTGGATAGGCAAGTCTTGATCAGCTACAATAGATCTGGGACGACGCCCTGACATGGCACGAAGCCATGTCTGAAACAACCATGAGAAAGCCTCTTTAGATTCATCAGCAACTAAGGCACCCCCGAGAagcacgggttgcctatggtgATTAAAACCAATAAACATAGCAAACGGAACAGAGTATTCTCCTTTTCTATATGAAGTATCAAAAACAACAGCATCACCAAACTGACTGCAGGCAAACCTTGATCTGCTATCTGCCCAAAAAATACTCATACAGCTTCCGTTACCATCAAGCTCGACGGCGTAAAAGAATCCCATGTCTTCTGCCTGTTTTGACTGAAAGTAATCAAAAAGCAATGGATACCATTCCTTTCCTATGGTGTTTTCTCTGGCTTTACTGATGTGATGGCTGAAGTCGTTTAGTTCAATAAGATCCACAGAATCCAACCCTCGTGTCACAtcttctgttatttttttcataCCAGCATTCTTCTTTCCCGGTTCAAGCTCATGATTATGATCTTTATTGAGACGATCCACTATCCAACCTCCAGAGTCTTGTCTTTTGATCCTCATGTAAGCTCCACAGCCCATTCTCGAAGGATGCTGAAACCCTTCTTTTGAACAGACAAATCTTCTTGATGTGATTGATCCGTCTACTTTTGATCGAAACAACTGACCTATCCGAACTCTAAAACCTACAACTTCTGCATACGCTTGATAAAACTGGCACGCTTCGTTAGCTGAGCTGAACTCCAACCCTGCATAAGGTTCAGTAGCCTTGGGCTGCGTTTGCACATCACTCTCTTCAGCTCCTTTGAAGCGCTTAAAAGAGATCACACCAGAAGGGCATGACCTTCCTTTATCAGCTTCATCAACAACTTTCATCTTGGGTCTATGTGGAACAGATATGCCTAGCTTCGTGGAAGCAGGTGCTCTCTGTTGTACTGAAGGACGAGGAGTAGTCTCTTCTACTTGACCTCCAAGCTCGTGGTTGTGCTCCTTCTGAATCTGGTCAAGAACCCATTTCCCAGGATCTCGTCGCTGCACTCTGATAAACGCAGGACACCCGGTTCTTGAATTAAGCTGAAAACCTTCTTTAGAGCAAACAAACCTCCTCGAAGAAACTGTTCCATCGGTCCTCGATCTATACAACTGACCCGTCCTAACCTTAAAACCAGTCCTCGTAGCATAAGAATTGTAGTAGTCCCTTGCTTCCTCTGCAGTGTCAAACTCTAGTCCAATATACGGTTCAACTCCAGAGTCTCCTTCATCTTCACCAATGCCATTGTTATTCATAATCCGCATACCTAATGGGTAAGCTTTGACAACCATGTTGTTAGGCTCAGTATCTGCACTGCATCAAAACAACAAGTAAACGACAGTTATCTACTATCCAACCAATGTTAATGATGCTAAAACCTAACTAGACGTTATTCTAGGAACAATTAATTAGCCTTCAGTGCCATGTGAGtactacagaaaaaaaaaatgaaatgagaagGAATAAATGTTGGACACAGACAGGCACAGAAACGGTAAATACAAAACCGATACAGGTTGGTACTGAATTGGATTGGAAGACACTACTAATCGATCTCATCCCATTAAGCTTAGATCTCTAAAtcatttttacacattcttgCTTTCTTATGTAACAAAAATAGCTAAAATGGAAAActttaaaagaagaaacaatgagAAAAGAGAATCAAACAAAGCAGTGAAGTGCATATAAATCAAAAACCTCACATCTAACCCAATTGCAAGCCAACAACtccagaagaagaaataaaattccAAGGAAACATAAcgaaacacaaatcagcaaaaATGGATATGTTTATTCAAAAGATTACCTCTCCATATCCATCGAAGCAAACAGAGAGACGAacgaaaaagagagaagcagcAAGACCCTTTACTTTAACAAGGACGGAGATTGCGAGACAGAGCTCGGAAGGGTTCAAATGGTTTGTGTGGCGATTAATTAGACTTCACTTATAACGAGTCTCAATTCTTGACCGTCACCATTATCCTTGTAGAGGTGATTTGCAACGAAGAAGATACACAATTTAGGGAttgaaacgaagaagaagaagaagaagaagaagaagaagaagaagaagaaagagagagagagagagagagagaagcaagcaaaagcaaaaaagcTTCCTTTTTTTATCCGTCAATTGACcaaatttttaagattttgatgtaataataaattaaacaaaatagatTTGATTACTTCAAAAGATTTACacaacaaatttaattaactttccAAAGGACATGGGCGTCCCACCACCATTGTCTCCATCCAACTCATTctcactaacaaaaaaaaaaaaaaaaaaatcgcctTTTTTACAGatttaacaaaaaggaaacacatTTATTCTTCCCCGGACGATACAAATCGAATCGGGCGATCCTTCAGAATCTTCTTCCGACCAGAGCAGAGAGAGAAGGTTATAACTGTATCGAAGAGAAGCAATCCTTCAGAATCGAGACGTCTCTGTATCGCCTTATTCTGGTAAATAATTGGTTACGCTGACTTCGAAACGGTGGAGCTTGTTTCTGTGTTTgatcgttttgtttttgtgataaaGTTTCGAAATTTCGATGATTTCTAAAGAATCTAGATGAatctttgctctgtttttttactAGTATCAGTTACTACTAGAgagattttgaatttaaaacaaaaaaaaaaaaggaatgaatTGAATCctccaatttttgtttgtacCTATGTACATTACACGCGGAATATTCTAAAGGTTGAATCAAAGagagtgacaaaaaaaaatgatgatgatgatgataataccATCTTTTGTGCTGAAACACACACTGAGCTCTCAAATGCACAATGTATTGTGTTAACATTACACTTTCTTTCACTCGTAATGAACATTTTTTTGCCTCTATTTGATCTCGTCGCTAAAAAAAAACCCTGCTTTCTTGTTGTATATCTTCTCCTCTCCTATTTATGTGCCATggtttaaaatgtttttgtctttttgccCTCTACTCTTCTAACGAATGTCTTGATGAACGGTATAGATCATATGGAGCCCATAGATGATCAACGATGCAAGGCTTTCTTGAATCTAGTCTCAGCCATGGCTTTCCTTTCCCGCTCCAATGAAGAAGACTTATCGGACCAGGATGCAACGTTCTACATCTTCCTTCGAAATTATCCCCTCCGAGACCGTGCTGGTTCCACCTATGGTTAACCGCTTTTATATCACCCGCGAAAATGAGCAGAAACGGAGGCAGTGATCCCAAATGGTATATTCTCTTTTGCTTCTGAATCGTCATCCACTCTTCCACCTTCTGTGTGTATGATCCTTTCCTCCATTTGTTTACGTCAACTACCATCACCCCTGTGTTGAAGTAACACGGGCGTTTCCCTTCGAGTACTTTCACAAGCACCGGGTCTGACCAGAATGCTTTTGTGAAATAGTAGGTGAAGTTTGCGTGGCAGTACTCGGGAGCTGCCACGACTTTACCTTCCATCTCCACATGCCAGAGCTTCTCTATGTCGTCTACCACAACGAGGTCAGAGTCTNNNNNNNNNNNNNNNNNNNNNNNNNNNNNNNNNNNNNNNNNNNNNNNNNNNNNNNNNNNNNNNNNNNNNNNNNNNNNNNNNNNNNNNNNNNNNNNNNNNNNNNNNNNNNNNNNNNNNNNNNNNNNNNNNNNNNNNNNNNNNNNNNNNNNNNNNNNNNNNNNNNNNNNNNNNNNNNNNNNNNNNNNNNNNNNNNNNNNNNNNNNNNNNNNNNNNNNNNNNNNNNNNNNNNNNNNNNNNNNNNNNNNNNNNNNNNNNNNNNNNNNNNNNNNNNNNNNNNNNNNNNNNNNNNNNNNNNNNNNNNNNNNNNNNNNNNNNNNNNNNNNNNNNNNNNNNNNNNNNNNNNNNNNNNNNNNNNNNNNNNNNNNNNNNNNNNNNNNNNNNNNNNNNNNNNNNNNNNNNNNNNNNNNNNNNNNNNNNNNNNNNNNNNNNNNNNNNNNNNNNNNNNNNNNNNNNNNNNNNNNNNNNNNNNNNNNNNNNNNNNNNNNNNNNNNNNNNNNNNNNNNNNNNNNNNNNNNNNNNNNNNNNNNNNNNNNNNNNNNNNNNNNNNNNNNNNNNNNNNNNNNNNNNNNNNNNNNNNNNNNNNNNNNNNNNNNNNNNNNNNNNNNNNNNNNNNNNNNNNNNNNNNNNNNNNNNNNNNNNNNNNNNNNNNNNNNNNNNNNNNNNNNNNNNNNNNNNNNNNNNNNNNNNNNNNNNNNNNNNNNNNNNNNNNNNNNNNNNNNNNNNNNNNNNNNNNNNNNNNNNNNNNNNNNNNNNNNNNNNNNNNNNNNNNNNNNNNNNNNNNNNNNNNNNNNNNNNNNNNNNNNNNNNNNNNNNNNNNNNNNNNNNNNNNNNNNNNNNNNNNNNNNNNNNNNNNNNNNNNNNNNNNNNNNNNNNNNNNNNNNNNNNNNNNNNNNNNNNNNNNNNNNNNNNNNNNNNNNNNNNNNNNNNNNNNNNNNNNNNNNNNNNNNNNNNNNNNNNNNNNNNNNNNNNNNNNNNNNNNNNNNNNNNNNNNNNNNNNNNNNNNNNNNNNNNNNNNNNNNNNNNNNNNNNNNNNNNNNNNNNNNNNNNNNNNNNNNNNNNNNNNNNNNNNNNNNNNNNNNNNNNNNNNNNNNNNNNNNNNNNNNNNNNNNNNNNNNNNNNNNNNNNNNNNNNNNNNNNNNNNNNNNNNNNNNNNNNNNNNNNNNNNNNNNNNNNNNNNNNNNNNNNNNNNNNNNNNNNNNNNNNNNNNNNNNNNNNNNNNNNNNNNNNNNNNNNNNNNNNNNNNNNNNNNNNNNNNNNNNNNNNNNNNNNNNNNNNNNNNNNNNNNNNNNNNNNNNNNNNNNNNNNNNNNNNNNNNNNNNNNNNNNNNNNNNNNNNNNNNNNNNNNNNNNNNNNNNNNNNNNNNNNNNNNNNNNNNNNNNNNNNNNNNNNNNNNNNNNNNNNNNNNNNNNNNNNNNNNNNNNNNNNNNNNNNNNNNNNNNNNNNNNNNNNNNNNNNNNNNNNNNNNNNNNNNNNNNNNNNNNNNNNNNNNNNNNNNNNNNNNNNNNNNNNNNNNNNNNNNNNNNNNNNNNNNNNNNNNNNNNNNNNNNNNNNNNNNNNNNNNNNNNNNNNNNNNNNNNNNNNNNNNNNNNNNNNNNNNNNNNNNNNNNNNNNNNNNNNNNNNNNNNNNNNNNNNNNNNNNNNNNNNNNNNNNNNNNNNNNNNNNNNNNNNNNNNNNNNNNNNNNNNNNNNNNNNNNNNNNNNNNNNNNNNNNNNNNNNNNNNNNNNNNNNNNNNNNNNNNNNNNNNNNNNNNNNNNNNNNNNNNNNNNNNNNNNNNNNNNNNNNNNNNNNNNNNNNNNNNNNNNNNNNNNNNNNNNNNNNNNNNNNNNNNNNNNNNNNNNNNNNNNNNNNNNNNNNNNNNNNNNNNNNNNNNNNNNNNNNNNNNNNNNNNNNNNNNNNNNNNNNNNNNNNNNNNNNNNNNNNNNNNNNNNNNNNNNNNNNNNNNNNNNNNNNNNNNNNNNNNNNNNNNNNNNNNNNNNNNNNNNNNNNNNNNNNNNNNNNNNNNNNNNNNNNNNNNNNNNNNNNNNNNNNNNNNNNNNNNNNNNNNNNNNNNNNNNNNNNNNNNNNNNNNNNNNNNNNNNNNNNNNNNNNNNNNNNNNNNNNNNNNNNNNNNNNNNNNNNNNNNNNNNNNNNNNNNNNNNNNNNNNNNNNNNNNNNNNNNNNNNNNNNNNGGGGGCTAGAATAAAGGATTTGGGGAGAGGCTTGTTTTATTAGCAGTCGAAATGTAGGGAAGAGATTGAACTTCGGACTGTTTCCCACACAATCTTTGTCTCAAAAGAATCCCAATTTCCTATGAAATAGGAACAAGACAAGTCTGTTTTTGTCCCAATGAAACCGGagataatttttagattttgtttcttcttccttagatTCTTAGCAAACtggtatatgttttttttttaggacaATATTGTGCTGATCTATTTGCTTTGCTGTCATTTCTTTTTTAGTTCAATGCGCCGGCTgaaaattttgtgaaaaaaaaaaaaatggtaccaAAA is drawn from Camelina sativa cultivar DH55 chromosome 1, Cs, whole genome shotgun sequence and contains these coding sequences:
- the LOC104721238 gene encoding probable galacturonosyltransferase-like 4, which translates into the protein MEGKVVAAPEYCHANFTYYFTKAFWSDPVLVKVLEGKRPCYFNTGVMVVDVNKWRKGSYTQKVEEWMTIQKQKRIYHLGSLPPFLLIFAGDIKAVNHRWNQHGLGGDNFEGRCRTLHPGPISLLHWSGKGKPWLRLDSRKPCIVDHLWAPYDLYRSSRHSLEE
- the LOC104720744 gene encoding F-box/kelch-repeat protein At3g06240-like, translating into MKAIQLLWEAIMEATKRGRWREDDDDGGEVETSDKAYLESLVLPPEIITEILLRLPAKSVGRFRCVSKLFCSLSSNPRFAKSHLDLILRNEAVRSLHRRLIVSSHNLYSLDFDSIGCCEGIRDLAATELNYPLKDDASLFSEMIRSYVRDHQSDGVDEDDRRVMLTLNVKPYRRNWVEIVGSSNGLVCISPGEGVVFLYNPTTGDSKRLPETIPHGIDNFQSNGFGFDDLTDDYKVVKLVASSDDVFDASVYSLKADSWRRICSLNYEHNDGFYTSGVHFNGAIHWVFTQTSHNNQRVVVAFDLRTEEFREMPLPDEAEDCQHRFRNFVVGCLNGCLCVVNSCYEEHDDIWVMYEYGEAKSWSRIRISWLYRSMKPQCSTNNDEEVLLELDGGMVLYNFETAASSVLRIRGVKLSDGFEANTYLESLISPNSYYMG
- the LOC104720908 gene encoding protein FAR1-RELATED SEQUENCE 7-like isoform X2, which translates into the protein MVVKAYPLGMRIMNNNGIGEDEGDSGVEPYIGLEFDTAEEARDYYNSYATRTGFKVRTGQLYRSRTDGTVSSRRFVCSKEGFQLNSRTGCPAFIRVQRRDPGKWVLDQIQKEHNHELGGQVEETTPRPSVQQRAPASTKLGISVPHRPKMKVVDEADKGRSCPSGVISFKRFKGAEESDVQTQPKATEPYAGLEFSSANEACQFYQAYAEVVGFRVRIGQLFRSKVDGSITSRRFVCSKEGFQHPSRMGCGAYMRIKRQDSGGWIVDRLNKDHNHELEPGKKNAGMKKITEDVTRGLDSVDLIELNDFSHHISKARENTIGKEWYPLLFDYFQSKQAEDMGFFYAVELDGNGSCMSIFWADSRSRFACSQFGDAVVFDTSYRKGEYSVPFAMFIGFNHHRQPVLLGGALVADESKEAFSWLFQTWLRAMSGRRPRSIVADQDLPIQQAVAQVFPGAHHRFSAWQIRSKERENLRSFPNEFKYEYEKCLYQSQTTVEFDTMWSALVNKYGLTDNMWLREIYEKRENWVPAYLRASFFGGIPVNGTFEPFYGTSLSSLTSLREFISRYEQGLEQRREEERKEDFNSYNLQPFLQTKEPVEEQCRRLYTLTIFRIFQSELAQSYNYLGLKTYEEGAISRFLVRKCGNENEKHAVTFSASNLNASCSCQMFEYEGLLCRHILKVFNLLDIRELPSGYILHRWTKNAEFGFVRDVESGVTSQDLKALMIWSLREAASKYIEFGTSSLEKYKLAYEIMREGGKKLCWQR
- the LOC104720908 gene encoding protein FAR1-RELATED SEQUENCE 7-like isoform X1, whose protein sequence is MDMESADTEPNNMVVKAYPLGMRIMNNNGIGEDEGDSGVEPYIGLEFDTAEEARDYYNSYATRTGFKVRTGQLYRSRTDGTVSSRRFVCSKEGFQLNSRTGCPAFIRVQRRDPGKWVLDQIQKEHNHELGGQVEETTPRPSVQQRAPASTKLGISVPHRPKMKVVDEADKGRSCPSGVISFKRFKGAEESDVQTQPKATEPYAGLEFSSANEACQFYQAYAEVVGFRVRIGQLFRSKVDGSITSRRFVCSKEGFQHPSRMGCGAYMRIKRQDSGGWIVDRLNKDHNHELEPGKKNAGMKKITEDVTRGLDSVDLIELNDFSHHISKARENTIGKEWYPLLFDYFQSKQAEDMGFFYAVELDGNGSCMSIFWADSRSRFACSQFGDAVVFDTSYRKGEYSVPFAMFIGFNHHRQPVLLGGALVADESKEAFSWLFQTWLRAMSGRRPRSIVADQDLPIQQAVAQVFPGAHHRFSAWQIRSKERENLRSFPNEFKYEYEKCLYQSQTTVEFDTMWSALVNKYGLTDNMWLREIYEKRENWVPAYLRASFFGGIPVNGTFEPFYGTSLSSLTSLREFISRYEQGLEQRREEERKEDFNSYNLQPFLQTKEPVEEQCRRLYTLTIFRIFQSELAQSYNYLGLKTYEEGAISRFLVRKCGNENEKHAVTFSASNLNASCSCQMFEYEGLLCRHILKVFNLLDIRELPSGYILHRWTKNAEFGFVRDVESGVTSQDLKALMIWSLREAASKYIEFGTSSLEKYKLAYEIMREGGKKLCWQR
- the LOC109132684 gene encoding F-box/kelch-repeat protein At3g06240-like, which produces MEAAKRVDEDGGEEETKEDKASRESLVLPLDIITEIILRLPAKSIGRFRCVSKLFYSLSSDQGFVKSHLERTNHRKIIVSTYNLFSLDVDSIGDGCEGGGGGTRELVAAVELNYPLKDDMKKVSRHECRRNWVTIIGSSNGLVCIGIGIESYPRKDCVFLFNPTTGDSKG
- the LOC104703631 gene encoding mitogen-activated protein kinase kinase 8-like; protein product: MVLVRNPGFLNLKLQPPTTTPPTFPSYFPIAAASMVTSCASNNISTTDLDRINVLGSGNGGTVFKVKNKTTSEIYALKKIKEDMDSTSRQQLLREIEILRLVNSSSIVKCHDIFQNTSGEVSILMDYMDLGTLESLRGKVVTEDQLALMARQILQGLNYLHELKIVHRDIKPANLLRSSKEEVKIADFGVSKIVAKSLNKCNSFVGTYAYMSPERLDSEAEGVTEEDRSNVYAGDIWSFGLTMLEILVGYYPLLPQGQKPDQAAIICAVCFGEPPKAPEECSDELKSFIDCCLRKKASERWTASQLLNHPFLQHQD